Proteins from a single region of Diorhabda sublineata isolate icDioSubl1.1 chromosome 2, icDioSubl1.1, whole genome shotgun sequence:
- the LOC130440798 gene encoding spectrin beta chain isoform X5: MTTDISIVRWDPTLQQEIVEDYEYDGGNSSSRLFERSRIKALADERESVQKKTFQKWVNSHLVRVNARISDLYIDMRDGKNLIKLLEVLSGERLPRPTKGKMRIHCLENVDKALQFLREQRVHLENMGSHDIVDGNPRLSLGLIWTIILRFQIQDITIEETDNQETKSAKDALLLWCQMKTAGYNNVNVRNFTTSWRDGLAFNALIHKHRPDLIHFEKLSKSNPIHNLNNAFNVAEDKLGLTKLLDAEDVFVEQPDEKSIITYVVTYYHYFSKMKQETVQGKRIGKVVGIAMENERMIKEYESLTSDLLAWIEATIVALGDRKFANSLAGVQAQLGQFNNYRIVEKPPKFVEKGNLEILLFTLQSKMRANNQRPYTPKEGKMISDINRAWERLEKSEHERELALREELIRQEKLEQLAARFNRKASMRETWLSENQRLVSQDNFGQDLAAVEAAAKKHEAIETDIFAYEERVQAVVSVAGELETENYHDMERISARKENVLRLWNYLLELLRARRNRLDISLQLQQNFQEMLHILDAMEELKQRLLTDDYGKHLMGVEDLLQKHNLLEADINILGDRVKAVASQSQRFVDIESEEGYEPCDPALVLERVQQLEEAYAQLVRLAVERRSRLEESKKLWQFYWDMADEDNWIKEKEQIVSTSDIGHDLTTVNLLLSKHKILENELAAHESQLEAALDVGKELINGGHFGAEKIQERLNEIRDAWKHLLDLAAYRRKRLEEAVDYHQLFADADDIDIWMLDTLRLVSSEDVGQNEGNAQSLLKKHKDVTEELKNYVSVIDALHQQAEALGPDVSNSPEVSKRLDSIDNRYKELLELAKLRKQRLLDALSLYKLISEGDGVEQWINEKDRMLQTMIPARDIEDVEIMKHRYDGFEKEMNSNASRVAVVNQLARQLLHVEHPNSEEITARQNHLNQKWAELREKAEAKKEELNSAHGVQTFHIECRETTTWIEDKIRILQTTDSLEMDLTGIMTLQRRLSGMERDLAAIQAKLTSLQKEAEAIEAEHPEEAAVIRERIAQIQIIWEKLTQMLKERDSKLEEAGDLHRFLRDLDHFQAWLSKTQTDIASEDTPSSLSEAEKLLSQHQAIREEIDNYTPDYTKMMEYGERITAEPSTQDDPQYMFLRERLKALKDGWDEIHQMWENRQQLLSQSLSLQLLDRDARQAEVILNQQEHTLAKDESPTTLEQAENLLKRHEAFLATMEANDDKINGVVEFSRRLADEGHFATDKIAKRADNIDERRLANREKAQALLERLRDQLELHQFLRDCDELGEWIQEKHITAQDETYRSAKTVHSKWTRHQAFEAEIAANKERLHNLQRAAEELAKEKPEYASHIQPKIEDMIDQFDVLEQTTKEKGERLFDANREVLIHQTCDDIDSWMNELEKQIESDDTGSDLASVNILMQKQQMIETQMAVKARQVGELEKQTKHLETAAPEKDMEEIKVKKTKVEQRFAQLKQPLVERQRILEKKKEALQFRRDIEDELLWIAEKMPQALSTEYGNSLFQVHMLEKKNQSLQTEVDNHEPRINTVCNNGQKLIDEGHEDAAEFSRLINELHKAWQELKDAIEKRRENLLRNERAQQYLFDANEAESWMSEQELYMMVEDRGKDETSARNCMKKHESLEAAVEDYADTIRSLGETVRALAAEGHPLAEQVAIKQSQLDKLYAGLKDLAGERRAKLDEALQLFLLNRDVGDLEQWIADREVVASSHELGQDYDHVTLLWERFKEFAHDTEAIGSERVQAVNDVADQLIAAGHSDSALIAEWKDGLNEAWQDLLELIETRTQMLAASRELHKFFHDCKDVLSRIVEKQVSMSDELGRDAGAVNALQRKHQNFLQDLQTLQSQVQQIQEESAKLQASYAGDRAKEITNREQEVVSAWAALQIACEQRHCKLSDTGDLFKFFNLVRTLMQWMDEWTRQMNTSEKPRDVSGVELLMNNHQTLKAEIEAREDNFTACISLGKELLSRNHYASAEIKDKLVTLTNHRNAVLQRWEERWENLQLILEVYQFARDAAVAEAWLIAQEPYLMSHELGQTIDDVENLIKKHEAFEKSAAAQEERFSALERLTTFELREIKRRQEAAQAEERARREKEEAERLAAIAAAQPKEIETVAADRPDTASPAVEERPEPGSIGDDETFEGTLVRKHEWENTTTKASNRSWDKVYCVLKGAQLTFYKDAKTAKSTPEQRFKGEPALLLRKAVANVAQDYKKKKHVFRLKLDSGGEFLFQSQNDSEMNTWIANINSHADTESAGPSRSHTLPASGQKEDSKRRSFFTLKKT; the protein is encoded by the exons ACGAAAGAGAAAGCGTTCAAAAGAAAACGTTCCAAAAATGGGTAAATTCACATCTAGTTCGAGTAAATGCACGTATCTCGGACTTGTATATCGACATGAGAGACGGcaagaatttaataaaactattagaAGTACTATCGGGAGAAAGATTGCCACGTCCTACGAAAGGAAAGATGCGTATTCACTGCCTAGAAAATGTAGATAAAGCGTTACAGTTCCTAAGAGAACAACGCGTTCATTTAGAAAATATGGGCTCCCACGATATAGTAGATGGGAATCCCCGCCTTTCTTTAGGTCTCATCTGGACCATTATCCTTCGCTTCCAAATCCAAGACATCACAATAGAAGAAACGGATAATCAAGAAACTAAATCGGCTAAAGATGCTCTTCTTTTGTGGTGTCAAATGAAGACTGCAGGCTATAATAACGTTAACGTTAGAAATTTCACAACTTCGTGGAGAGACGGACTCGCTTTCAACGCTCTCATCCACAAACATCGTCCGGATCTAATTCATTTTGAGAAATTGTCCAAATCCAATCCCATCCACAATCTTAACAATGCATTTAACGTTGCCGAAGATAAATTAGGCCTCACGAAATTACTAGACGCCGAAGACGTTTTTGTCGAACAACCCGATGAAAAATCAATCATAACCTATGTAGTAAcatattatcactatttcaGTAAAATGAAACAAGAAACAGTACAAGGTAAACGTATCGGTAAAGTAGTTGGTATCGCAATGGAAAACGAACGAATGATCAAAGAATACGAATCACTAACTAGCGATTTATTAGCGTGGATCGAGGCTACCATCGTAGCTCTTGGAGATAGAAAATTCGCTAACAGCTTAGCAGGCGTACAAGCTCAACTTGGCCAATTCAACAATTATCGCATCGTAGAAAAACCTCCCAAATTCGTCGAAAAGGGCAACTTAGAAATTCTCCTTTTCACTTTGCAATCAAAAATGAGAGCAAACAATCAACGTCCTTACACTCCGAAAGAAGGAAAAATGATATCAGACATTAACAGAGCATGGGAAAGATTAGAAAAATCAGAACACGAACGTGAATTGGCGCTTAGAGAAGAATTAATCAGACAAGAGAAATTAGAACAATTAGCCGCCAGATTTAACAGAAAAGCAAGTATGAGAGAAACTTGGTTAAGTGAAAATCAAAGACTTGTATCACAAGATAACTTCGGCCAAGATTTGGCAGCCGTTGAAGCTGCGGCTAAGAAACACGAAGCCATCGAAACCGACATATTCGCTTATGAAGAACGAGTCCAAGCTGTCGTATCCGTAGCAGGTGAATTGGAAACCGAAAACTATCACGATATGGAAAGAATCAGTGCCAGAAAAGAAAACGTCCTTAGACTATGGAATTACTTATTGGAATTGCTTAGAGCACGTAGAAACCGTCTAGACATCTCACTACAATTACAACAAAACTTCCAAGAAATGTTACACATTCTAGATGCCATGGAGGAATTGAAGCAGCGTCTCCTTACCGACGATTACGGTAAACATCTTATGGGAGTTGAAGACCTACTTCAGAAACACAATTTGTTGGAAGCCGACATCAATATTCTCGGTGATAGAGTCAAAGCCGTTGCTAGTCAATCGCAGAGGTTCGTCGATATCGAAAGCGAAGAAGGATACGAACCTTGCGATCCAGCTTTGGTTTTAGAAAGAGTGCAACAATTAGAAGAAGCTTATGCTCAGTTAGTAAGACTCGCAGTTGAACGAAGATCGCGACTCGAAGAAAGCAAAAAACTTTGGCAATTCTATTGGGACATGGCCGATGAAGATAACTGGAtcaaagaaaaagaacaaattgTTTCTACGTCAGATATTGGACACGACCTTACCACCGTTAACCTGCTTCTCAGTAAGCATAAGATTCTCGAAAATGAATTGGCTGCTCACGAATCCCAATTGGAAGCCGCATTGGACGTTGGAAAAGAGCTAATCAATGGAGGTCACTTCGGCGCCGAAAAGATTCAAGAGAGATTGAACGAAATTCGTGACGCTTGGAAACATCTCTTAGATTTAGCAGCTTACCGTAGAAAACGCCTAGAAGAAGCTGTAGACTATCACCAACTATTCGCCGATGCCGATGACATTGACATTTGGATGTTAGATACCTTAAGATTAGTTTCCAGCGAAGATGTTGGACAAAACGAAGGTAACGCACAATCTCTGCTCAAGAAACATAAAGATGTTACTGAGGAACTCAAGAATTATGTCAGTGTTATCGATGCTCTTCATCAACAAGCCGAAGCTTTGGGACCAGATGTATCTAATTCCCCCGAAGTATCCAAAAGACTTGATTCTATCGATAACAGATACAAAGAACTACTGGAATTGGCCAAACTCAGGAAACAACGCTTACTTGATGCTCTTTCTCTATACAAACTCATTTCTGAAGGCGACGGAGTTGAACAATGGATTAACGAGAAAGATCGTATGTTGCAGACAATGATTCCTGCTAGAGATATTGAAGATGTTGAAATCATGAAACACAGATATGATGGTTtcgaaaaagaaatgaatagtAACGCTTCCCGCGTAGCTGTAGTTAACCAACTAGCTCGTCAATTATTGCACGTTGAACATCCTAATTCCGAAGAAATCACTGCCAGACAAAATCACCTCAATCAAAAATGGGCCGAACTTCGCGAAAAAGCTGAAGCTAAGAAAGAAGAACTCAATTCCGCTCATGGAGTACAAACTTTCCATATCGAATGTCGTGAAACTACTACTTGGATTGAAGACAAAATCAGAATACTTCAAACAACTGACAGCTTGGAAATGGATCTTACCGGTATCATGACCCTTCAACGTCGATTATCGGGAATGGAAAGAGATCTTGCAGCAATTCAAGCTAAACTTACGTCCCTACAGAAAGAGGCAGAAGCCATTGAAGCTGAACATCCCGAAGAAGCTGCTGTAATCAGAGAACGTATTGcccaaattcaaattatttgggAGAAATTAACACAAATGTTGAAAGAACGCGATTCCAAACTTGAGGAAGCCGGAGATTTACACAGATTCCTCCGCGATTTGGATCACTTCCAAGCATGGCTAAGCAAAACACAAACAGATATTGCTTCCGAAGATACTCCTAGCTCATTATCAGAAGCAGAAAAACTTCTTTCTCAACATCAAGCTATTAGAGAAGAAATTGACAATTACACTCCTGATTACACTAAGATGATGGAATATGGTGAAAGAATCACAGCAGAACCAAGTACTCAGGATGATCCTCAATATATGTTCCTAAGGGAACGTCTAAAAGCTTTGAAAGACGGCTGGGATGAAATACACCAAATGTGGGAAAACAGACAACAACTTCTTTCGCAATCTCTCAGTTTGCAACTCCTCGATAGAGATGCTAGACAAGCTGAAGTTATCCTCAATCAACAAGAGCATACTTTGGCTAAAGACGAAAGCCCTACAACTTTGGAACAAGCCGAGAATTTACTCAAACGCCACGAAGCATTCCTTGCTACCATGGAAGCTAACGACGACAAAATCAATGGTGTTGTTGAATTTTCACGAAGATTGGCTGACGAAGGACACTTTGCTACTGATAAGATAGCTAAGAGAGCCGATAACATCGATGAACGTAGATTGGCCAACAGAGAAAAAGCACAAGCTCTTCTTGAAAGACTAAGAGATCAATTAGAACTTCATCAATTCTTGAGAGACTGCGACGAATTAGGAGAATGGATACAAGAAAAACATATTACCGCACAAGACGAAACGTATAGATCTGCAAAAACAGTTCATTCCAAATGGACCAGACATCAAGCATTCGAAGCTGAGATAGCCGCCAACAAAGAACGTCTTCATAATCTACAAAGAGCCGCCGAAGAACTGGCCAAAGAAAAACCGGAATATGCCAGTCATATCCAACCAAAGATTGAAGATATGATAGATCAGTTTGACGTTTTGGAACAAACGACGAAGGAAAAAGGCGAACGCTTGTTTGATGCTAACCGCGAAGTACTCATCCATCAAACATGTGACGATATCGATTCTTGGATGAACGAACTCGAAAAACAAATCGAAAGCGACGACACCGGATCCGATTTGGCCTCTGTCAATATTCTCATGCAAAAACAACAG atGATAGAAACTCAAATGGCTGTCAAAGCACGACAAGTCGGAGAACTCGAGAAACAGACCAAACATTTAGAAACTGCCGCTCCAGAAAAAGACATGGAAGAAATTAAagtaaagaaaacaaaagttGAACAACGTTTTGCCCAACTCAAACAACCGCTTGTCGAAAGGCAGAGGATattagaaaagaagaaagaagcATTACAGTTCAGAAGGGACATAGAAGATGAACTTTTATGGATTGCAGAAAAGATGCCCCAGGCATTATCCACGGAATACGGAAACAGTCTCTTCCAAGTTCATATGTTGGAGAAAAAGAACCAATCTCTTCAAACAGAAGTAGATAATCACGAACCTAGGATTAATACTGTTTGCAATAATGGTCAAAAACTTATTGATGAAG GTCATGAAGATGCCGCAGAATTTAGCCGATTAATCAACGAACTCCATAAAGCTTGGCAAGAACTAAAGGACGCTATCGAAAAGCGTCGCGAAAATCTCCTTAGAAACGAAAGGGCTCAACAATATCTGTTCGATGCCAACGAGGCAGAAAGCTGGATGAGCGAGCAAGAATTGTACATGATGGTAGAGGATCGTGGTAAAGACGAAACGTCAGCGCGCAATTGCATGAAGAAACACGAAAGTCTCGAAGCTGCCGTGGAAGATTATGCGGATACAATTAGATCACTTGGCGAAACAGTTAGAGCATTAGCAGCTGAAGGTCATCCACTTGCCGAACAAGTAGCAATCAAACAATCACAACTCGACAAATTGTACGCCGGTCTCAAAGACTTGGCAGGAGAAAGACGTGCTAAACTAGACGAAGCACTACAACTATTCTTACTCAATAGGGATGTCGGAGATTTGGAACAATGGATAGCCGATAGAGAAGTAGTAGCATCTTCCCATGAATTAGGTCAAGACTACGACCACGTGACCTTACTATGGGAACGTTTCAAAGAATTCGCACACGACACTGAAGCTATAGGAAGTGAAAGAGTTCAAGCTGTTAATGATGTAGCCGATCAGTTAATTGCTGCAGGACATTCTGATTCAGCCTTAATAGCTGAATGGAAAGATGGTTTGAACGAAGCTTGGCAAGATTTACTCGAGTTGATTGAAACTAGAACACAAATGTTGGCTGCTTCCAGAGAGTTGCACAAGTTCTTCCACGATTGTAAGGATGTACTGAGTAGAATAGTGGAAAAACAG GTATCCATGTCAGATGAATTAGGAAGAGATGCGGGCGCCGTAAACGCTCTCCAACGCAAACATCAGAACTTCCTCCAAGACTTGCAAACACTGCAATCCCAAGTTCAACAAATTCAAGAAGAATCGGCCAAGCTTCAAGCAAGTTATGCCGGCGACAGAGCGAAAGAAATTACAAACAGAGAACAAGAAGTTGTGTCAGCTTGGGCAGCATTACAAATAGCCTGCGAACAAAGGCATTGCAAATTGAGCGATACTGGTGATCTATTTAAATTCTTCAATCTAGTAAGGACATTAATGCAATGGATGGACGAATGGACGAGACAGATGAATACTAGCGAGAAACCTAGAGATGTTAGCGGTGTCGAATTGTTAATGAACAATCATCAAACCTTGAAAGCTGAAATAGAAGCTAGAGAGGATAATTTCACGGCTTGCATTTCATTGGGAAAAGAATTGTTGAGCAGAAATCACTATGCCAGTGCTGAGATTAAAGATAAATTGGTAACTCTCACCAATCACAGAAATGCTGTATTGCAGAGGTGGGAAGAAAG ATGGGAGAATCTGCAACTCATTCTTGAAGTATATCAATTCGCCAGAGATGCTGCAGTAGCTGAAGCATGGTTAATAGCCCAAGAACCGTATCTAATGAGTCACGAATTAGGACAGACAATAGATGATGTAGAAAATCTTATTAAGAAACATGAAGCATTTGAAAAATCAGCAGCAGCGCAAGAAGAAAGATTTAGCGCTTTGGAGAGGTTAACAACG TTTGAATTAAGAGAAATTAAGAGGCGACAAGAAGCAGCCCAAGCAGAAGAGCGAGCTAGGCGAGAGAAGGAAGAAGCAGAGAGACTTGCGGCTATTGCTGCTGCACAACCCAAAGAAATCGAAACAGTTGCAGCTGATAGACCCGATACCGCATCGCCAGCTGTGGAGGAACGACCAG